The Deinococcus aquaticus genomic interval AGGTCGAGTTTCCGCAGTGTGGGCAGGTGCGCCAGCCTCTCGGGCAGGGTGGTCAGGGCGTTGGCGCGCAGGTCGAGGGTGTGCAGCGCGTGCAGGTCGCCCAGCGTGTCCGGCAGGTGCGTCAGCGCGTTAAACCGCAGGTTCAGGGTCGTCAGGCGCGGCAACTGCCCCAGCGAGTCCGGCAGTTCTGTCAGCGCGTTGCCCTGAAGGTCCAGCACCTCTAGCGCCCCACACCCCCCCAGCGTGCCGGGCAGGCGGGTCAGGCGGGCATTCATGACGTGCAGTTCCCGCAGCGCGCCCAGCGCCCCGAGGCTGTCCGGCAGGGCCTCCAGCGGGTTGCCGTACAGCCGCAGTTCCGTCAGGGCGCGCAGGTCGCCCAGCCACCCCGGCAGGTGCGTCAGGTCGTTATCCGTCACGTTCAGGTATGTCAGCGCGCCCAGGTGTCGCATGGAGTCTGGCAGTCCCGTCAGCCGGTTGTGGCTCAGGTACAGGAACGCCAGCCGACCCAGCCCCCTGAAGGCGTCCGGCAGGGCGTCCAGTTCGTTGTGCCCCAGGTCCAGCATCCGCAACTCGCGCAGGTCGCCCACCGCGTCCGGCAGCCTCTGGAACTGATTCGCGGACAGGTTCAGCGTCCGTAACCCGCTGCGCGTCCACACCCA includes:
- a CDS encoding leucine-rich repeat domain-containing protein, whose amino-acid sequence is MSAALMPTHQHLSKVRGAALLAAPDWSGVRSVNLDGLGLSGLPGREAAPDVTVFSVYDNALRAVPDWVWTRSGLRTLNLSANQFQRLPDAVGDLRELRMLDLGHNELDALPDAFRGLGRLAFLYLSHNRLTGLPDSMRHLGALTYLNVTDNDLTHLPGWLGDLRALTELRLYGNPLEALPDSLGALGALRELHVMNARLTRLPGTLGGCGALEVLDLQGNALTELPDSLGQLPRLTTLNLRFNALTHLPDTLGDLHALHTLDLRANALTTLPERLAHLPTLRKLDLRWNRIEKLPDAFDTLIERGCQVYL